A section of the Falco peregrinus isolate bFalPer1 chromosome 3, bFalPer1.pri, whole genome shotgun sequence genome encodes:
- the MAP3K6 gene encoding mitogen-activated protein kinase kinase kinase 6 isoform X2 has translation MDQPAPATEVPGPPPVTGSCWQDPLAVAGTAGRPVCRPRGRASGRRALSIVCVLGREPAACPALRSLCDACCHLRARLHTLPFGTLALGDTGTLDRFYNADVAVVELSDSICQPSLFYHLGVRESFNMSHNILLCCQADLPLLQALREDICQKNSDLCGSYTFIPYAVTPQDKVVCCDDRAMKCPTELFQPSFEAEDAFTPLAARLVQLLEGIPTNSCGYFRETIRRDIRRAREMYRGEQLSRELARIQQRLDSVELLSLDIVVNLLLSYRDVQDYDAIVSLVETLQALPTCTVAEQHNVRFHYAFALSQRNGAGDREKALSVLLPVVERGEGAAPDLLCLCGRIYKDMFISSSFTDTKMRDQALYWYSKAFEVEPSLHAGINAAVLLVAAGHQFETSVQLQQIGVKLSCLQGRKGSPEELCYYWDVGFCLGAGILANDLSKVIQASEKLYKLNAPGWYLVSVMETFLLYKHFQRSPQVPSARQELADFWLGFLLKACQPFVATPHCPVLVLELSKVLQPARLALQGGTEEPALMLTLVCPTEEKAASSWTFAATAIRGVSICKCDERGCFLYVMHAEEDFQLYFPSQQHCQWFCDQIQSLLAEQAAGSEEVPSPTQPILEYSYEYSEAGERVVLGRGTYGVVYAGRCLSNQVRIAIKEIPERDSRFSQPLHEEIALHKHLRHRNIVQYLGSISQGGFIKIFMEEVPGGSLSSLLRSKWGPLKDNEPTIVFYTRQILDGLSYLHDNHIVHRDIKGDNVLINTYSGVLKISDFGTSKRLAGISPSAETFTGTLQYMAPEIIDQGPRGYGKPADIWSLGCTIIEMATGKPPFYELGSPQAAMFKVGMFKMHPEVPKSMSDEARAFILRCFQPDPAERATAAALLQEPFLADARRARSRPVPPAGGDPPHLGQQGGDVEGSDGTRGCSSARQDAPVRGTAGSPLLPCHPGEAASSRSNLGTAQGSASSDHSLRSSSLEESGDRFLLRKDSKRRATLHRVLAAEAPGIIAALEESQSTAGARLGSEHLAQLLSCLRSYIQRPSQDQLRQDLLALQTRLRAEGLSLPHLQAPLFGFQAAVRRILRRHHIKPHWMFALDDAMSQAVQAAFTMLVRDLGLKASCVAGDSTKDTSDKDDSVLPRLFIPRSQPQQDSPNSGLSTGPTTQPDPLPSLQAPSVLVAQLCRLRMETSRLLQELAKKEQEWQRLMQQALHPTDEDTGVPSQPQRRGEHEEVALGCFTPGQGHSPPSPSAQGQADPLLLEWLQQHGTDPVTTATLLSHGFTLRDLLGCATPDDLFYVGISPCVPAGVGWRTASGQPS, from the exons ATGTGGCCGTGGTGGAGCTGAGTGACTCCATCTGCCAACCCTCCCTCTTCTACCACCTGGGCGTCCGTGAGAGCTTCAATATGTCCCACAACattctgctgtgctgccaggccGACCTGCCCCTCCTCCAGGCCCTGCGG gAGGACATCTGCCAGAAGAACTCG GACCTCTGTGGCAGCTACACCTTCATCCCCTACGCAGTCACCCCCCAGGACAAGGTCGTCTGCTGTGACGACAGGGCCATGAAGTGCCCGACAGAGCTTTTCCAGCCCAGCTTCGAGGCGGAGGATGCCTTCACCCCGCTGGCAGCCCGGCTCgtccagctgctggaggggatcCCCACCAACTCCTG TGGGTATTTTCGGGAGACAATCCGGCGGGATATCCGGAGGGCACGGGAGATGTACCGGGGGGAGCAGCTGAGCCGGGAGCTGGCCCGCATCCAGCAGCGCCTGGACAGCGTggagctgctcagcctggacATCGTGGTGaacctcctcctctcctaccGCGACGTGCAG GATTACGATGCCATAGTCTCGCTGGTGGAGACTCTCCAGGCGCTGCCAACCTGCACCGTGGCCGAGCAGCACAATGTCCGCTTCCACTACGCCTTCGCCCTCAGCCA gcGTAACGGTGCCGGGGACCGGGAGAAGGCTCTGTCGGTGCTGCTGCCCGTGGTGGagcgtggggagggggctgcgcCTGACCTCCTCTGCTTGTGCGGCCGCATCTACAAGGACATGTTCATCAGCTCCAGCTTCACTGACACCAAGATGAGGGACCAGGCTTTGTACTG GTACAGCAAAGCCTTCGAGGTGGAGCCGAGCCTCCACGCAGGCATCAACGCTGCCGTCCTCCTCGTTGCTGCCGGCCACCAGTTTGAAACCTccgtgcagctgcagcagatcG GGGTGAAGCTGAGCTGCTTGCAAGGTCGCAAGGGCAGCCCGGAGGAGCTGTGCTACTACTGGGATGTGGGCTTTTGCCTTGGAGCCGGCATCTTGGCCAACGACCTCAGCAAAGTCATCCAAGCTTCTGAGAAGCTCTACAAGCTCAACGCACCGGGCTG GTACCTGGTCTCGGTCATGGAGACCTTCCTGCTCTACAAACACTTCCAGAGGAGCCCACAGGTCCCCTCTGCCCGGCAGGAGCTGGCTGATTTCTGGCTGGGCTTCCTCCTCAAGGCATGCCAGCCCTTCGTTGCCACGCCACACTGCCCG GTCCTGGTCCTGGAGCTCAGCAAGGTCCTGCAGCCAGCCCGGCTGGCACTGCAAGGTGGCACAGAGGAGCCTGCCCTGATGCTCACCCTTGTCTGCCCCACAGAGGAG aaagcagcatcaAGCTGGACCTTTGCGGCCACGGCCATCCGGGGCGTCAG CATCTGCAAGTGCGACGAACGGGGCTGCTTCCTCTACGTGATGCACGCAGAGGAGGATTTCCAGCTCTActtcccctcccagcagcactgccagtg GTTCTGCGACCAGATCCAGTCCCTCCTGGCCGAGCAGGCGGCGGGCAGCGAGGAggtgcccagccccacacagcccatCCTGGAG TACAGCTATGAGTACTCGGAGGCGGGCGAGCGGGTGGTCCTGGGCAGGGGGACATACGGGGTCGTCTACGCCGGGCGCTGCCTCAGCAACCAAGTGCGCATTGCTATCAAGGAGATCCCAGAGCGGGACAGCCG GTTCTCACAGCCCTTGCACGAGGAGATCGCCTTGCACAAGCACCTGCGGCACAGGAACATCGTGCAGTACCTGGGCTCCATCAGCCAGGGTGGCTTCATCAAGATCTTCATGGAGGAGGTGCCAGGAG GGAGTCTGTCATCCCTGCTGCGCTCCAAGTGGGGACCCCTGAAGGACAACGAACCCACCATCGTCTTCTACACCCGCCAGATCCTCGACGGGCTCAGCTACCTCCACGATAACCACATCGTGCACCGGGACATCAAG GGAGACAATGTCCTCATCAACACGTACAGCGGGGTGCTGAAGATCTCTGACTTCGGTACCTCCAAGCGGCTGGCGGGCATCAGCCCCAGCGCCGAGACCTTCACGG GCACTCTGCAGTACATGGCCCCAGAAATCATCGACCAGGGGCCGCGGGGCTATGGGAAGCCAGCAGATATCTGGTCCTTGGGCTGCACCATCATCGAGATGGCCACAGGCAAGCCCCCCTTCTATgagctgggcagcccccaggctgCGATGTTCAAG GTGGGCATGTTCAAGATGCACCCGGAGGTGCCCAAGTCCATGTCGGACGAAGCCAGAGCATTCATCCTGCGCTGCTTCCAGCCCGACCCAGCCGAGCGGGCAACAGCTGCCGCGCTGCTGCAGGAGCCCTTCCTCGCCGATGCCAGGAGGGCTCGGAGCCGGCCCGTGCCCCCGGCGGGGG GTGACCCCCCCCACCTTGGGCAGCAGGGTGGAGATGTGGAGGGCAGCGATGGGACCAGGGGATGTTCCTCAGCCAGGCAGGATGCCCCGGTGAGGGGCACAGcgggcagccccctcctcccgTGCCACCCCGGTGAGGCAGCCTCCAGCCGCAGCAACTTGGG tactgcccagggctcagccagCTCCGACCACAGCCTGCGCTCGTCCTCCCTCGAGGAGAGCGGGGACCGGTTCCTCCTGCGGAAGGACAGCAAGCGCCGGGCCACGCTGCACCGTGTCCTCGCCGCCGAGGCACCAGGCATCATCGCGGCCTTGGAGGAGAGccag AGCACGGCAGGGGCGAGGTTGGGCTCGGAGCATCTCgcccagctgctgagctgcctgcGGAGCTACATCCAGCGCCCCAGCCAGGACCAGCTGCGCCAGGACCTCCTGGCACTGCAGACCCGGCTGCGGGCAGAGGGGCTGAGCCTCCCCCACCTCCAGGCTCCCCTCTTCGGCTTCCAGGCAGCG GTGAGACGGATCCTGCGCCGGCATCACATCAAACCCCACTGGATGTTTGCACTGGATGATGCCATGAGCCAGGCGGTGCAGGCAGCTTTCACCATGCTGGTGAGAG ACCTGGGACTGAAGGCCAGCTGTGTGGCAGGGGACAGCACCAAGGACACGAGTGACAAGGATGACTCTGTGCTGCCAAGGCTGTTCATCCCCAGGAGCCAACCCCAGCAGGACAGCCCCAATTCGGGGCTCAGCACTGGCCCCACCACCCAGCCAgaccccctgccctccctgcaggcaccctCGGTGCTGGTGGCACAGCTCTGCCGTCTCCGCATGGAGACAAGCAG gctgctccaggAGCTGGCCAAGAAGGAGCAGGAGTGGCAGCGGTTGATGCAGCAGGCTCTTCACCCCACGGATGAGGACACCGgggtccccagccagccccagcgcaGGGGTGAGCACGAGGAGGTTGCCCTGGGGTGCTTCACCCCTGGGCAGGGTCACTCGCCCCCGAGCCCCTCAGCCCAGGGACAAGCCGATCCCCTTCTCCTTgagtggctgcagcagcatggcacGGACCCGGTCACCACGGCCACG CTCCTCTCCCACGGCTTCACCCTGCGCGACCTCCTGGGCTGTGCCACCCCTGATGACCTCTTCTACGTGGGCATCAG CCCCTGCGTCCCCGCAGGCGTGGGCTGGCGTACCGCCTCTGGGCAGCCATCCTAG
- the MAP3K6 gene encoding mitogen-activated protein kinase kinase kinase 6 isoform X3, with translation MDQPAPATEVPGPPPVTGSCWQDPLAVAGTAGRPVCRPRGRASGRRALSIVCVLGREPAACPALRSLCDACCHLRARLHTLPFGTLALGDTGTLDRFYNADVAVVELSDSICQPSLFYHLGVRESFNMSHNILLCCQADLPLLQALREDICQKNSDLCGSYTFIPYAVTPQDKVVCCDDRAMKCPTELFQPSFEAEDAFTPLAARLVQLLEGIPTNSCGYFRETIRRDIRRAREMYRGEQLSRELARIQQRLDSVELLSLDIVVNLLLSYRDVQDYDAIVSLVETLQALPTCTVAEQHNVRFHYAFALSQRNGAGDREKALSVLLPVVERGEGAAPDLLCLCGRIYKDMFISSSFTDTKMRDQALYWYSKAFEVEPSLHAGINAAVLLVAAGHQFETSVQLQQIGVKLSCLQGRKGSPEELCYYWDVGFCLGAGILANDLSKVIQASEKLYKLNAPGWYLVSVMETFLLYKHFQRSPQVPSARQELADFWLGFLLKACQPFVATPHCPVLVLELSKVLQPARLALQGGTEEPALMLTLVCPTEEKAASSWTFAATAIRGVSICKCDERGCFLYVMHAEEDFQLYFPSQQHCQWFCDQIQSLLAEQAAGSEEVPSPTQPILEYSYEYSEAGERVVLGRGTYGVVYAGRCLSNQVRIAIKEIPERDSRFSQPLHEEIALHKHLRHRNIVQYLGSISQGGFIKIFMEEVPGGSLSSLLRSKWGPLKDNEPTIVFYTRQILDGLSYLHDNHIVHRDIKGDNVLINTYSGVLKISDFGTSKRLAGISPSAETFTGTLQYMAPEIIDQGPRGYGKPADIWSLGCTIIEMATGKPPFYELGSPQAAMFKVGMFKMHPEVPKSMSDEARAFILRCFQPDPAERATAAALLQEPFLADARRARSRPVPPAGGDPPHLGQQGGDVEGSDGTRGCSSARQDAPVRGTAGSPLLPCHPGEAASSRSNLGTAQGSASSDHSLRSSSLEESGDRFLLRKDSKRRATLHRVLAAEAPGIIAALEESQSTAGARLGSEHLAQLLSCLRSYIQRPSQDQLRQDLLALQTRLRAEGLSLPHLQAPLFGFQAAVMPWHGSAPSR, from the exons ATGTGGCCGTGGTGGAGCTGAGTGACTCCATCTGCCAACCCTCCCTCTTCTACCACCTGGGCGTCCGTGAGAGCTTCAATATGTCCCACAACattctgctgtgctgccaggccGACCTGCCCCTCCTCCAGGCCCTGCGG gAGGACATCTGCCAGAAGAACTCG GACCTCTGTGGCAGCTACACCTTCATCCCCTACGCAGTCACCCCCCAGGACAAGGTCGTCTGCTGTGACGACAGGGCCATGAAGTGCCCGACAGAGCTTTTCCAGCCCAGCTTCGAGGCGGAGGATGCCTTCACCCCGCTGGCAGCCCGGCTCgtccagctgctggaggggatcCCCACCAACTCCTG TGGGTATTTTCGGGAGACAATCCGGCGGGATATCCGGAGGGCACGGGAGATGTACCGGGGGGAGCAGCTGAGCCGGGAGCTGGCCCGCATCCAGCAGCGCCTGGACAGCGTggagctgctcagcctggacATCGTGGTGaacctcctcctctcctaccGCGACGTGCAG GATTACGATGCCATAGTCTCGCTGGTGGAGACTCTCCAGGCGCTGCCAACCTGCACCGTGGCCGAGCAGCACAATGTCCGCTTCCACTACGCCTTCGCCCTCAGCCA gcGTAACGGTGCCGGGGACCGGGAGAAGGCTCTGTCGGTGCTGCTGCCCGTGGTGGagcgtggggagggggctgcgcCTGACCTCCTCTGCTTGTGCGGCCGCATCTACAAGGACATGTTCATCAGCTCCAGCTTCACTGACACCAAGATGAGGGACCAGGCTTTGTACTG GTACAGCAAAGCCTTCGAGGTGGAGCCGAGCCTCCACGCAGGCATCAACGCTGCCGTCCTCCTCGTTGCTGCCGGCCACCAGTTTGAAACCTccgtgcagctgcagcagatcG GGGTGAAGCTGAGCTGCTTGCAAGGTCGCAAGGGCAGCCCGGAGGAGCTGTGCTACTACTGGGATGTGGGCTTTTGCCTTGGAGCCGGCATCTTGGCCAACGACCTCAGCAAAGTCATCCAAGCTTCTGAGAAGCTCTACAAGCTCAACGCACCGGGCTG GTACCTGGTCTCGGTCATGGAGACCTTCCTGCTCTACAAACACTTCCAGAGGAGCCCACAGGTCCCCTCTGCCCGGCAGGAGCTGGCTGATTTCTGGCTGGGCTTCCTCCTCAAGGCATGCCAGCCCTTCGTTGCCACGCCACACTGCCCG GTCCTGGTCCTGGAGCTCAGCAAGGTCCTGCAGCCAGCCCGGCTGGCACTGCAAGGTGGCACAGAGGAGCCTGCCCTGATGCTCACCCTTGTCTGCCCCACAGAGGAG aaagcagcatcaAGCTGGACCTTTGCGGCCACGGCCATCCGGGGCGTCAG CATCTGCAAGTGCGACGAACGGGGCTGCTTCCTCTACGTGATGCACGCAGAGGAGGATTTCCAGCTCTActtcccctcccagcagcactgccagtg GTTCTGCGACCAGATCCAGTCCCTCCTGGCCGAGCAGGCGGCGGGCAGCGAGGAggtgcccagccccacacagcccatCCTGGAG TACAGCTATGAGTACTCGGAGGCGGGCGAGCGGGTGGTCCTGGGCAGGGGGACATACGGGGTCGTCTACGCCGGGCGCTGCCTCAGCAACCAAGTGCGCATTGCTATCAAGGAGATCCCAGAGCGGGACAGCCG GTTCTCACAGCCCTTGCACGAGGAGATCGCCTTGCACAAGCACCTGCGGCACAGGAACATCGTGCAGTACCTGGGCTCCATCAGCCAGGGTGGCTTCATCAAGATCTTCATGGAGGAGGTGCCAGGAG GGAGTCTGTCATCCCTGCTGCGCTCCAAGTGGGGACCCCTGAAGGACAACGAACCCACCATCGTCTTCTACACCCGCCAGATCCTCGACGGGCTCAGCTACCTCCACGATAACCACATCGTGCACCGGGACATCAAG GGAGACAATGTCCTCATCAACACGTACAGCGGGGTGCTGAAGATCTCTGACTTCGGTACCTCCAAGCGGCTGGCGGGCATCAGCCCCAGCGCCGAGACCTTCACGG GCACTCTGCAGTACATGGCCCCAGAAATCATCGACCAGGGGCCGCGGGGCTATGGGAAGCCAGCAGATATCTGGTCCTTGGGCTGCACCATCATCGAGATGGCCACAGGCAAGCCCCCCTTCTATgagctgggcagcccccaggctgCGATGTTCAAG GTGGGCATGTTCAAGATGCACCCGGAGGTGCCCAAGTCCATGTCGGACGAAGCCAGAGCATTCATCCTGCGCTGCTTCCAGCCCGACCCAGCCGAGCGGGCAACAGCTGCCGCGCTGCTGCAGGAGCCCTTCCTCGCCGATGCCAGGAGGGCTCGGAGCCGGCCCGTGCCCCCGGCGGGGG GTGACCCCCCCCACCTTGGGCAGCAGGGTGGAGATGTGGAGGGCAGCGATGGGACCAGGGGATGTTCCTCAGCCAGGCAGGATGCCCCGGTGAGGGGCACAGcgggcagccccctcctcccgTGCCACCCCGGTGAGGCAGCCTCCAGCCGCAGCAACTTGGG tactgcccagggctcagccagCTCCGACCACAGCCTGCGCTCGTCCTCCCTCGAGGAGAGCGGGGACCGGTTCCTCCTGCGGAAGGACAGCAAGCGCCGGGCCACGCTGCACCGTGTCCTCGCCGCCGAGGCACCAGGCATCATCGCGGCCTTGGAGGAGAGccag AGCACGGCAGGGGCGAGGTTGGGCTCGGAGCATCTCgcccagctgctgagctgcctgcGGAGCTACATCCAGCGCCCCAGCCAGGACCAGCTGCGCCAGGACCTCCTGGCACTGCAGACCCGGCTGCGGGCAGAGGGGCTGAGCCTCCCCCACCTCCAGGCTCCCCTCTTCGGCTTCCAGGCAGCG GTGATGCCCTGGCACGGCTCTGCCCCTTCCAGGTGA
- the MAP3K6 gene encoding mitogen-activated protein kinase kinase kinase 6 isoform X1: MDQPAPATEVPGPPPVTGSCWQDPLAVAGTAGRPVCRPRGRASGRRALSIVCVLGREPAACPALRSLCDACCHLRARLHTLPFGTLALGDTGTLDRFYNADVAVVELSDSICQPSLFYHLGVRESFNMSHNILLCCQADLPLLQALREDICQKNSDLCGSYTFIPYAVTPQDKVVCCDDRAMKCPTELFQPSFEAEDAFTPLAARLVQLLEGIPTNSCGYFRETIRRDIRRAREMYRGEQLSRELARIQQRLDSVELLSLDIVVNLLLSYRDVQDYDAIVSLVETLQALPTCTVAEQHNVRFHYAFALSQRNGAGDREKALSVLLPVVERGEGAAPDLLCLCGRIYKDMFISSSFTDTKMRDQALYWYSKAFEVEPSLHAGINAAVLLVAAGHQFETSVQLQQIGVKLSCLQGRKGSPEELCYYWDVGFCLGAGILANDLSKVIQASEKLYKLNAPGWYLVSVMETFLLYKHFQRSPQVPSARQELADFWLGFLLKACQPFVATPHCPVLVLELSKVLQPARLALQGGTEEPALMLTLVCPTEEKAASSWTFAATAIRGVSICKCDERGCFLYVMHAEEDFQLYFPSQQHCQWFCDQIQSLLAEQAAGSEEVPSPTQPILEYSYEYSEAGERVVLGRGTYGVVYAGRCLSNQVRIAIKEIPERDSRFSQPLHEEIALHKHLRHRNIVQYLGSISQGGFIKIFMEEVPGGSLSSLLRSKWGPLKDNEPTIVFYTRQILDGLSYLHDNHIVHRDIKGDNVLINTYSGVLKISDFGTSKRLAGISPSAETFTGTLQYMAPEIIDQGPRGYGKPADIWSLGCTIIEMATGKPPFYELGSPQAAMFKVGMFKMHPEVPKSMSDEARAFILRCFQPDPAERATAAALLQEPFLADARRARSRPVPPAGGDPPHLGQQGGDVEGSDGTRGCSSARQDAPVRGTAGSPLLPCHPGEAASSRSNLGTAQGSASSDHSLRSSSLEESGDRFLLRKDSKRRATLHRVLAAEAPGIIAALEESQSTAGARLGSEHLAQLLSCLRSYIQRPSQDQLRQDLLALQTRLRAEGLSLPHLQAPLFGFQAAVRRILRRHHIKPHWMFALDDAMSQAVQAAFTMLVRDLGLKASCVAGDSTKDTSDKDDSVLPRLFIPRSQPQQDSPNSGLSTGPTTQPDPLPSLQAPSVLVAQLCRLRMETSRLLQELAKKEQEWQRLMQQALHPTDEDTGVPSQPQRRGEHEEVALGCFTPGQGHSPPSPSAQGQADPLLLEWLQQHGTDPVTTATLLSHGFTLRDLLGCATPDDLFYVGIRRGLAYRLWAAILEHRQTLTQREGE; the protein is encoded by the exons ATGTGGCCGTGGTGGAGCTGAGTGACTCCATCTGCCAACCCTCCCTCTTCTACCACCTGGGCGTCCGTGAGAGCTTCAATATGTCCCACAACattctgctgtgctgccaggccGACCTGCCCCTCCTCCAGGCCCTGCGG gAGGACATCTGCCAGAAGAACTCG GACCTCTGTGGCAGCTACACCTTCATCCCCTACGCAGTCACCCCCCAGGACAAGGTCGTCTGCTGTGACGACAGGGCCATGAAGTGCCCGACAGAGCTTTTCCAGCCCAGCTTCGAGGCGGAGGATGCCTTCACCCCGCTGGCAGCCCGGCTCgtccagctgctggaggggatcCCCACCAACTCCTG TGGGTATTTTCGGGAGACAATCCGGCGGGATATCCGGAGGGCACGGGAGATGTACCGGGGGGAGCAGCTGAGCCGGGAGCTGGCCCGCATCCAGCAGCGCCTGGACAGCGTggagctgctcagcctggacATCGTGGTGaacctcctcctctcctaccGCGACGTGCAG GATTACGATGCCATAGTCTCGCTGGTGGAGACTCTCCAGGCGCTGCCAACCTGCACCGTGGCCGAGCAGCACAATGTCCGCTTCCACTACGCCTTCGCCCTCAGCCA gcGTAACGGTGCCGGGGACCGGGAGAAGGCTCTGTCGGTGCTGCTGCCCGTGGTGGagcgtggggagggggctgcgcCTGACCTCCTCTGCTTGTGCGGCCGCATCTACAAGGACATGTTCATCAGCTCCAGCTTCACTGACACCAAGATGAGGGACCAGGCTTTGTACTG GTACAGCAAAGCCTTCGAGGTGGAGCCGAGCCTCCACGCAGGCATCAACGCTGCCGTCCTCCTCGTTGCTGCCGGCCACCAGTTTGAAACCTccgtgcagctgcagcagatcG GGGTGAAGCTGAGCTGCTTGCAAGGTCGCAAGGGCAGCCCGGAGGAGCTGTGCTACTACTGGGATGTGGGCTTTTGCCTTGGAGCCGGCATCTTGGCCAACGACCTCAGCAAAGTCATCCAAGCTTCTGAGAAGCTCTACAAGCTCAACGCACCGGGCTG GTACCTGGTCTCGGTCATGGAGACCTTCCTGCTCTACAAACACTTCCAGAGGAGCCCACAGGTCCCCTCTGCCCGGCAGGAGCTGGCTGATTTCTGGCTGGGCTTCCTCCTCAAGGCATGCCAGCCCTTCGTTGCCACGCCACACTGCCCG GTCCTGGTCCTGGAGCTCAGCAAGGTCCTGCAGCCAGCCCGGCTGGCACTGCAAGGTGGCACAGAGGAGCCTGCCCTGATGCTCACCCTTGTCTGCCCCACAGAGGAG aaagcagcatcaAGCTGGACCTTTGCGGCCACGGCCATCCGGGGCGTCAG CATCTGCAAGTGCGACGAACGGGGCTGCTTCCTCTACGTGATGCACGCAGAGGAGGATTTCCAGCTCTActtcccctcccagcagcactgccagtg GTTCTGCGACCAGATCCAGTCCCTCCTGGCCGAGCAGGCGGCGGGCAGCGAGGAggtgcccagccccacacagcccatCCTGGAG TACAGCTATGAGTACTCGGAGGCGGGCGAGCGGGTGGTCCTGGGCAGGGGGACATACGGGGTCGTCTACGCCGGGCGCTGCCTCAGCAACCAAGTGCGCATTGCTATCAAGGAGATCCCAGAGCGGGACAGCCG GTTCTCACAGCCCTTGCACGAGGAGATCGCCTTGCACAAGCACCTGCGGCACAGGAACATCGTGCAGTACCTGGGCTCCATCAGCCAGGGTGGCTTCATCAAGATCTTCATGGAGGAGGTGCCAGGAG GGAGTCTGTCATCCCTGCTGCGCTCCAAGTGGGGACCCCTGAAGGACAACGAACCCACCATCGTCTTCTACACCCGCCAGATCCTCGACGGGCTCAGCTACCTCCACGATAACCACATCGTGCACCGGGACATCAAG GGAGACAATGTCCTCATCAACACGTACAGCGGGGTGCTGAAGATCTCTGACTTCGGTACCTCCAAGCGGCTGGCGGGCATCAGCCCCAGCGCCGAGACCTTCACGG GCACTCTGCAGTACATGGCCCCAGAAATCATCGACCAGGGGCCGCGGGGCTATGGGAAGCCAGCAGATATCTGGTCCTTGGGCTGCACCATCATCGAGATGGCCACAGGCAAGCCCCCCTTCTATgagctgggcagcccccaggctgCGATGTTCAAG GTGGGCATGTTCAAGATGCACCCGGAGGTGCCCAAGTCCATGTCGGACGAAGCCAGAGCATTCATCCTGCGCTGCTTCCAGCCCGACCCAGCCGAGCGGGCAACAGCTGCCGCGCTGCTGCAGGAGCCCTTCCTCGCCGATGCCAGGAGGGCTCGGAGCCGGCCCGTGCCCCCGGCGGGGG GTGACCCCCCCCACCTTGGGCAGCAGGGTGGAGATGTGGAGGGCAGCGATGGGACCAGGGGATGTTCCTCAGCCAGGCAGGATGCCCCGGTGAGGGGCACAGcgggcagccccctcctcccgTGCCACCCCGGTGAGGCAGCCTCCAGCCGCAGCAACTTGGG tactgcccagggctcagccagCTCCGACCACAGCCTGCGCTCGTCCTCCCTCGAGGAGAGCGGGGACCGGTTCCTCCTGCGGAAGGACAGCAAGCGCCGGGCCACGCTGCACCGTGTCCTCGCCGCCGAGGCACCAGGCATCATCGCGGCCTTGGAGGAGAGccag AGCACGGCAGGGGCGAGGTTGGGCTCGGAGCATCTCgcccagctgctgagctgcctgcGGAGCTACATCCAGCGCCCCAGCCAGGACCAGCTGCGCCAGGACCTCCTGGCACTGCAGACCCGGCTGCGGGCAGAGGGGCTGAGCCTCCCCCACCTCCAGGCTCCCCTCTTCGGCTTCCAGGCAGCG GTGAGACGGATCCTGCGCCGGCATCACATCAAACCCCACTGGATGTTTGCACTGGATGATGCCATGAGCCAGGCGGTGCAGGCAGCTTTCACCATGCTGGTGAGAG ACCTGGGACTGAAGGCCAGCTGTGTGGCAGGGGACAGCACCAAGGACACGAGTGACAAGGATGACTCTGTGCTGCCAAGGCTGTTCATCCCCAGGAGCCAACCCCAGCAGGACAGCCCCAATTCGGGGCTCAGCACTGGCCCCACCACCCAGCCAgaccccctgccctccctgcaggcaccctCGGTGCTGGTGGCACAGCTCTGCCGTCTCCGCATGGAGACAAGCAG gctgctccaggAGCTGGCCAAGAAGGAGCAGGAGTGGCAGCGGTTGATGCAGCAGGCTCTTCACCCCACGGATGAGGACACCGgggtccccagccagccccagcgcaGGGGTGAGCACGAGGAGGTTGCCCTGGGGTGCTTCACCCCTGGGCAGGGTCACTCGCCCCCGAGCCCCTCAGCCCAGGGACAAGCCGATCCCCTTCTCCTTgagtggctgcagcagcatggcacGGACCCGGTCACCACGGCCACG CTCCTCTCCCACGGCTTCACCCTGCGCGACCTCCTGGGCTGTGCCACCCCTGATGACCTCTTCTACGTGGGCATCAG GCGTGGGCTGGCGTACCGCCTCTGGGCAGCCATCCTAGAGCATCGCCAGACCCTCACCCAGCGGGAAGGGGAGTga